The genome window TGACTTACGATCTATTGATCTTACAGGCAAAGTAGCCGAGGCATTACTTGATGAAGTAGGGATTACGGCAAATAAAAATGCAATCCCTCACGATACGGCAAGTCCTTTGGTTACGAGTGGTATCCGCTTTGGAACACCGGCTATGACTTCAAGAGGGCTTGGAGGCAGGGAAATGAAAGAAATCGGTCAGCTTATAGCGCTTGCCTTCAAGAATCCAACGAACTCGGATGTCAAAAAACAGATATTAGGTAGTGTCCGCGAAATCACTTCGCAATTCCCTTTATATGAAGGGCTTGAATAGTTTAAGAGCAGAAACATATGTAGCCTGCAATTGATCCTGATGGATTACAATTGCAGGCTTTTAATGTTGCTTGCTTAAATTGAGAACTTATTGTTTTGAACAGAAGAGATACACCATAAGTGAAGTTTAAGACATACCCTAGTAGGCTATTCCTACACGAGACTGTACATACTCATCAGATATTAATTGCTGATAAGCAAACTCTGCCGTATCGATTACAGATATTGAAGTTCCACCGTCTGGCAAGTAGTTGCGCTCAACTCGATACTTACCGGGCGAGTCTCCATCATATAAATAGGTGGGGCACACAATCGTCCATTCCAACTCTGAGGCCTTGAGAATGTTGTACATCTCCAGATGCTCTTCAGCTGCGCGCGTTGACTTACGTTTGGATTCGGAGGATTGAAAACGAAACAAGCCAGGATCCGTTCGACTTTCCAATATTCCTGCTGTACCAATGGTAATGATTCTTCTGATATGCTCCTGAGCCATAGCCTCAACAATTAATTTCGTGGATTGTGATAATGTAGTCGTTCCATCTGTACCTAAGGCACTAACAACGAGATCAGCACCCTGAATGGCGTGATGAATATCCTCTTTGGCTAGAGCGTTTCCTTGAAGCAGGACGAAATGGTCATCGCTGATATGTACCTTTTCCGGGCTTCTTACCAGTGCAGTTACATGATGATTGGAACGTAGGGCACTAGCGACAAAATGACTTCCAACCCGTCCGGTAGCTCCTAACACTAAAATTTTCATCGCAAAAACATCCTTTCAAATCCAATTGGAGAGCATGTTCTCCATCATAATACAATCTTCGCAAGTCGATGTATGCCTTCCTCAATCTGATCCTCATCCACTTTCGCAAAACCTAATATCCATCCTTTTCGATGACTCTCCAGGCAATATCTACTAAGCGGATACACGCGCACACCTTGATCAAGAGCAGCATTCGTCAGCGCTTCTTCATCAAATGACATTTCTGATTCTAGAAGCATATG of Paenibacillus sp. FSL R5-0517 contains these proteins:
- a CDS encoding SDR family oxidoreductase; amino-acid sequence: MKILVLGATGRVGSHFVASALRSNHHVTALVRSPEKVHISDDHFVLLQGNALAKEDIHHAIQGADLVVSALGTDGTTTLSQSTKLIVEAMAQEHIRRIITIGTAGILESRTDPGLFRFQSSESKRKSTRAAEEHLEMYNILKASELEWTIVCPTYLYDGDSPGKYRVERNYLPDGGTSISVIDTAEFAYQQLISDEYVQSRVGIAY